TGAGAATCGGTTCCGCCATTACCTTAGATACAGGAACATCGGGAGTGACAGCGCTGGGCTTGAGCATCCGAGCGACTTTTTGAGCTATTAAAGGATCTAGATAAGCACCACCTTGAAGTATCAATTGAATGACGGCGATAAGTTGTTCCCATTCAATGGTTTTAAGACAGTAACCATCAGCGCCAGCTGCAAGCATTCCCATAACTTGGGTGTCGTCATCAAAGGCACTCAAGGCTAAAATACGAGTGTTTAAGCAGCTACTTTTTATCTGCTGGGTGGCTGTAATTCCATCCATAACTGGCAGATCAATGTCCATTAAGACTACATCTGGCTGGAGTTGAGTAGCCAATTCAACAGCCTGTCCACCATCCAATGCTTCACCAACTACACTAAAACCTGGTTGAAGGCTAAATTGACCTTTCATTCCTCGGCGGATTAAAGCGTGGTCATCAACCAATAGAATCCGTACAGTTTTCTCTTCGTCAATCTTAGGCATCACTCTTCCTATATCTAGTAGTATTCTGTTCAC
This region of Nostoc sp. UHCC 0302 genomic DNA includes:
- a CDS encoding response regulator transcription factor; this encodes MPKIDEEKTVRILLVDDHALIRRGMKGQFSLQPGFSVVGEALDGGQAVELATQLQPDVVLMDIDLPVMDGITATQQIKSSCLNTRILALSAFDDDTQVMGMLAAGADGYCLKTIEWEQLIAVIQLILQGGAYLDPLIAQKVARMLKPSAVTPDVPVSKVMAEPILSNREREILKLIAQGHSNQEIANQLYLSLGTVKSYVRMILNKLSVDDRVQAAALAVRQGLI